The Peromyscus maniculatus bairdii isolate BWxNUB_F1_BW_parent chromosome 15, HU_Pman_BW_mat_3.1, whole genome shotgun sequence DNA segment TGAAGATCAAGGTGGAATTTTATACTTTGCTTCCTTATTGCTGTGAGACCTCTGCCCTGTCACTCAAAGGGTTTTGATTGATGCATGGATAGATCAGTCTAAGCTATGATTTAAAACCTCATGATCAGTGTCATgtggtggaggcacacgcctttaatcccagcactcgggaggcagaagcaggtggatttctgagttcgaggtcaccctggtctacagagtgaattccaggacagtcaaggcaacataaagaaacactgtctggaaaaataaacaaacaaaataattcaagCCTCATGATCAGGTCCGagattttttttacttcaagCAGCACTGTGCAGTCTGTCGTCAGCTCGCTGGCTCCCCTTTGATGCTGttatcatttcctttttgtttccttGCTTAATGTGGTTCCTGGCTGGTCACGTGATGAAAGCCTGTGTGACATAGAGCCTGGTCACAAGATTAACTTACGTGTTCTTCTGAAGTAGATAGGGTGGGGCTGAGCTATATAGCATGACTCTGACAGAACTTTGAAAGCTTCTGACTTGCTAGCCAGGTTTCATTCTTGCATATCTTCTTGTTTGGTAGTAGACTCCTCTCTCCAGCCATGTTCAGGGCTTTATAATCTGCAGTATATGTCTTCTGAAATGCAAACCACAGCCATGGTCAGGGCCGTGCTGGGGTTTGGGTTAGTGAACACTAATGACCGTTCATCACTAAATGTGCTAGGCATCCTTCTTAGAGTTACTGGAATCTCAGGCAATTCACCACTTCCATGGAAAGAAATAAGAACCCTAGACTTCCGTACAGCCTGGGAAGAATGTTAAACCCTGAAATACACAAGCCACATGAAATACTACAGAAGCAGTGTTAacagtaaaaacagaaaacatagaAGTCACAGTCCTTTGTGCAAGAGTTTTGTTCTTTGCTCTGTAATTTATGAAACAAGACCTTGAATTCATCCTGAAACCTATTACAATTGCACCAAACCCTCAAATTCCCAAGTCCTATTGAAAAAACAGGTTGACTTTGAtatattatttagttttttacCTGCTCGGCTCAAAAACATTACAAGTAGTTGATACTAAATATCTACAAGTGGGAAATTTTTGCTTGGCACTAGGCAGTGGTCTAGTATTCTAAGATATATTGAGTAAAAGCTGTGCAACAGAAACCTAGCAGTTAATGCCACGTGCTTTATTCTGATGATGTTCTAAGTGTTTCGTGTGTGCAAGCTTGTCTACTATATGATAGCTTCACTATTCCTAATTCATCTGTAAGGCAAGGAGCTTAATACACAGCTAGCCCAAATAAAAAGGTTATACATTGACTCAGTGAGACTAGACCAGGGTCCCTATCACAGGAAAAGCCCTGTTCCTAGGTACTCCTGTGCCCTTTATCTTTGCCTGATGAGTAttggttttaactttaaattgaACAACTTGGACAAATCATAAAACCAAGGCCTCTTGCAAAACATGtgcagtgtttttatttatactcAAAGCCCAGCCTGCCATAAAGTCCAGGTGTGCCCCTCAAACACTAGGCATCAATGTCCCCTATGGTCATTAGTGAGCATGGTTAGTCAGAGCATCTTTTCCTCCCCTGAGAAAGATGGCCAGAGATCTTTAGATAGAATTTAGATACAGACCTGGAATATTGAGTgggggtatgtatgtgtatatgtatatgtatatctatatgtgGGGTAGAGTAGAATGGAGATttgtctcttttctcttcagaTTCACTTGTGCTAAATGAGATGATTGAATATATACAAATGTTTAGTGAACTGTGTTTGTGACTCATTTTAACTAACTAGTCTCGAAAGTCATTATTGTCAGCTGGCATTATCTATTGAAAGTGAGAACATTGATGACTTTGTTACACTTTCAATTTTTGAGGATTGGGACTCATATCATAAATGCAATGATATGCTAAATTTTGAATATCAATTCTGATCACAATAACATCAGACTACCtgattttatatacttttatgtTGAATCAGAACCTATTGTATGTGTGTCATTAAGTTTTGAGCTCTGTCTCAAAGTAAGTGGTTACTCTTCCTGGTGACTTGTATATCTTGTAATTTGTACGTCTTAAAAGATTCATGGCCAAGGATTGTTTAGTAGCAATTGTCCTAAGGGTGCAAGGACTGACTGCCAAGCTATATAAAAGGAAGCTTTTATAGTTTGGAAACTGTGTGTAGGCAAGCGGTATGTTTGTCCTAGAGTTCTTACACCTTCCCCTTTTCATATCTCAAGACTCCTCAATAGAATGTGTCAAGGTCAAAAACATAAAGTGCTAACCAGGGAACCCCAGGGAAAGCCAAGATCTGAAAATAACATCTGGCTTTCTAAAAGTGAAGGCCCTGCTGACTTGGCAACTTATATTATTGTGGTGCTCTTTGGAAAGCCAGGAAGTCCttggaaggtgaaggcaggaaacCACAGGGcaagaacaataaaaatggaaGTGGTAAGTGtaaaacaaggagagagagagagagagagagagagagagagagagagagagagagaagaaacagagaggaaggaggcaggcaaAGGGAACAAAGACTGAAATAGTTACTTGGTGTTAGAAAATAAGTATAATTTTCAGCTGACTTGAAACTTCTGCATTTTGAAGAATGTATCTCAAAACTTACTGGAGTTAAGCATTAAGCTTTAATACTACCCTTCTGATGCCCAGTCTCTGCTAAAATGGGATGTATAATTGTTGCTTGAAGTGCTTTAGAGTAGCATGATACAGATGTGCACATGAATGGAAAACATAATTGCAAAAGTACTTGCATGTGACCTTAATGACAAGATGCAAAGTTTTTCTCCCAGTGTATTTCAGACTTGCTGCACTAGAAAATCTAGCTGGACTTACTTAGCCTTGAAAGATTTGGGGTTCATTCTGATGGCCAGGGAACTCTGTCTGTCATTTCTCTTGACTTTGCATCTACTTTTCttgattttaaataaagaaaagtagaattaaaacaatatttagaaTTTACTATAAAACCATTAAACCGTTAATATTGTTTGAATCCCATAATTTATAATGATTGTTGTGCATATCATCCCCAGTTTTATAGTGGCTTACAGACACATCCTGTCTAATAGAGATATCTTAATATACGCTTCAAAGCAATCACAGAGAATGGTATATTCTCTGTCAGCCCTTTTATCATATGAAAAAGTCTAAAAGCACATGCAATTATTTTCTGCCTCTCCATCCtgcttttttttatgtttttgctgTTACAGCGGAAAATGGCCCCCGTCTCCTCGtggaagcagagcaagccaaAGTCTTCTCACACCGAGGTGGCAATGTGACACTGCCATGTAAATTCTATCGAGACCCCACAGCCTTTGGCTCAGGCATCCACAAAATCCGCATTAAGTGGACCAAGCTAACTTCAGATTACCTCAGGGAGGTGGATGTCTTCGTTTCCATGGGCTACCACAAGAAGACCTACGGCGGATATCAGGGCCGAGTGTTTCTGAGGGGAGGCGGAGACAATGACGCCTCCCTGGTAATCACAGATCTCACTCTAGAGGATTACGGAAGATACAAGTGTGAGGTGATTGAAGGTCTAGAAGACGATACCGCTGTGGTCGCATTGGAGTTGCAAGGTAGGTATTCATGAGGCATGTTAAACTGTAAAGTGATAATTAGCCACTACCCCTTTGTTTTCATGAGGATAGCGTGTGGTGGTTCCCATAGTAATAATGTGAGGACCCAAAAGTCTATGCCTAgcaaatttttattcttttgtgtttggcaGTCTGCATATAATTTCAGCTTTCATGTTTGAGATGTATGCACAATACTTCTATGCAAAATTGAAGCTATTTACAAGGAGAAATGTGCAATGAAACTGAATTAATAATTTTTGGAAATAGCCTTATGCCATTCAAAACTTAAAAGCCATTTTTTAGTTGTTGAGAAATTCAAattagattcttttttatttgcttctaAAATTATCTCCATTTCAAGCTAATGGTAAGATTTGTAAAGGACATCTGCAGTGCAATACATGTAATTGTATTCTGTAAGATGGCTATAAAAGTTACTTTAGCAGAAAAAGTAACCTCTGGGTTTACTTAAATATTCTTGCAATGAAGTAATTCTTTTAATGGTCTAGGGTCTTTTAGACACCAAATATCAAGTAATAGAGGTATTTTGGGaggatttctgtttttttaatatattacacTCAGTAGGTTCAAAGGTGGACATGGCTACACAAGAGAACATGTCCATCTTCCTTCTCGGTCATCACTCTAGGAAAAGGTCTGTGCTGAGAGTTTCTCATACAGGTCAAGCCGCCTTAGTTTCACCCGTGTTCTACACCGCAGAGTGAAAATGGCCTCATTAGTAGGACCGTTTCCCTCACAGAATCACAGATCTGTGTTTGCTGGAAGCTTTTATCCCCGCCCCCCTAGGACACATttgtggcttttgaaaatgctaacacTGAACACTGGCCCTCCTGAATCTCTCAAGGGTTCATCAGCATATAGAGAGTCATTGGTTTCATCTCCCTCATAAAGTCCAACGTGAAGCTCCATGACTTCAGAACACATATTCTAACTCTAAAGAAGTTCAGTGAGATGGATAGACTGTTAATGAGATGTGGGTCTAGTTAATCCTGGTATGGGATGCTTTTTatcttcaacttttttttaaaacaaagttaataattaaatttttacagaaaataataaaatggtaaCAAAAGGCATGTGACTTTATAAAAAGATTGTATGACATTATGTTAAaatagaaagcaacttaaatataaataaagtataGTGGATTTGGAACTGAACCAATCATATTGCAGATAATCTAGGACTCATGGAAACTTTTTCACTGCCCATTAGAAGCACCGTGACACATGACAAATGATAGTGAGTTTAAATCTGAATGATTTCCTGGGTCTTTAAAGTCATTACAAATTTAAGTATCCCACATTTTCCACTGTTTCCATCATGAACCCTTTGGAAAAGAAAAGGTCACACAAATAGTTTCTATCTACAGATAAAGATGTTGGGAGGTTCTCTGCCATCTGAGTTCCAGCTACCAAGAGAATCATTGCACTATAGATTATTTCCCTTCTTGGGCACACACCTGGGATTGCTCAGTAAAGAGAAGAAACGACATGGGGTACAGAGAGCTTGTCACACTTCTGTTCTGGGGTACACAGTGGCCCCAGTTGGGTGGGGGCTGAGCATCCTTAGAACCATCTCCAGGCTCTTCTTCCCCCTTACCACAGCAGGAGTCTACGGTTTTCCTTCTTCTGTTGGCTCTGATCCAGCTGATGGACCCCtcagccaagaacctgagaaggCAGAGTGAGATCAGAAAGCCTTCTTGGATCCTCGCCTGTGGTGACCTGGGCCAGCTGGACTGGTCTAGAGGCACAAGGGACGAGACTTGGTTTAAAGCCTCAGAATCCTCCTGTAGAAACATCCAGGATAATTTAGAAAAGAACACACTGGCCATGGTTGGTTGTTAGGGACCTGTGCATCATCTTGAATAGAATGTGCAGTTTTGTAGCATGCAACTTAATGGCCATACAATTAGTGGGCCAGTGGGACAAAGTGCCTGCATTCCATGTGCTAAGATACTGAGTAGTTGGAATAATATTTCTAAGAATGCTTGCTCTGGGTTATCTTTTATGGGGTAGACACTTTGACAGATGTCTTCCTTAATATGCAGTAAATGACACAATTCTGGATACTTATCCTGGGAATCTATCCTTAAAAAAAACCATGTGGGATGTGAGACAGCTCAACCCCTCACCCCAATAAGGATTTGACCAAAAGAAATACTTTTGAGACACAGTCAAATACCAATCCATGCTCTTTGCATTTACTAAGGGATTGTTCACTGGAATACTTGACTCTTCAGAACTAACCAGTTAATGGGTGTTTGCTCTCTACTCATCTTGACCAGCACAAGTttaaggaagcattttttttccatccatttatATTGAAAGCATTTTCAAAACCTCGGTTTTAGTTTGTAATATGACATATAAATAGAGAAGCTGAAACTGGCACCCATTTTTAGGTCCCTTTCAGGAAGCACCTCTCTGTTGCAGGGAGATGGGCCTTTATTTCTCAATCAACGTTGCATGCCTGgcctttaaataaataatactggaaatgttttaagtaaaaGCCCTTGTTTTAGCGCTGTTTCAAGGGCAGGGAACAACAGTTAAGGAATGCATTGAATGTTGAAACAAAGAGTTATAATACTTTGCATGGGGTGTGCCTCACTAGCACAGAATTGCCTTATTAATATGAAATGAGGATAGTGAGGCTTTTGTTAGATATGCACTTCAAGTTTCTCCACATAATAATCCCAAGGAGACAGTCACTTGTTCGGATGATTTTAGGAGCACATGGTGAAGTAGATGTTCACTCATATTTGAAGCATTCACCACGTCTCTGTGTCGAAGATGATGTGAAACTGCTTGCTAACTCCATAACAgtaatggctgaaaaacattgtgaatttttaaaaaataccatggGCCCAAGCTCTACATTCCCCCACCACCTGTACTATTAGCACTGactttttctttcccagaaaagTTTCATGGTGTCTGTGCTAGAGTTTGTAACTAGTAGCAGGAGACATGTTTTCAAGATACTGTTTAGACACTATAACCCATGGCTGCCTCTCTGTCAGAAAGGAGAAATTTTGCATCAGTTGACCTCTTGGCAGTGGAAGCAAGTCACTGAAGTTATCAATCCAAATAACAAACAGCACATTGTGTGATGCTTGGGACAAAGTGTGTGCCGTGGAAAAGGGCTGTGAGAGACTACTGAAAGCTGACCAAAACCTGGCTCATCTGGAAACCccgcttttcacccacacatgtCTGTACATGGATGTGCTCAGGGTTCTCTCACTGATgacctttcccttctcttctgtggACAGGCGTAGTGTTCCCTTACTTTCCACGGCTGGGACGCTACAATCTCAACTTTCACGAGGCGCGGCAGGCTTGTTTGGACCAGGATGCTGTGATCGCGTCCTTCGACCAGCTGTACGATGCCTGGCGGGGTGGACTGGACTGGTGCAATGCTGGTTGGCTCAGTGACGGATCTGTGCAGTACCCTATCACCAAACCCCGCGAGCCCTGTGGGGGCCAGAACACAGTGCCTGGCGTCAGGAACTACGGGTTTTGGGACAAAGATAAAAGCAGATACGATGTTTTCTGTTTTACATCCAACTTCAATGGTAAGATGAGATGGTAGCTACGCTGCCTTCCTTTCTATTCCAAAGAACAAGTTGTCTTAAAACACTGTTTGGATCTGGGTGAtaacttcaaaaaacaaaacaaaacaacaataataaaaaccaacCATTTAAGGTATTGCTATATTTTAAAAGGATAGATAAAATGTTCTTGAATCTTGAATGTCATCATTTTTTAACTGCCTACATaaatcggaaaaaaaaaaaaaggcctaccTCTGGTCCTCCTACACTTTATCCATCCTGTTTTTATGAAGCACTTGAAGCTGTCATGTGGTACACATTTCACATCGCCTCAGGATGCTATCCCTGCACCATTACTCTATGCTGAAGGAAGGAGCTTTCCTGCCATACATGCCCTCCCTTGCCCAGTCACAATATTACGATCAGCAAAGTTCAGGCCAAAGGAGGAACTGAGTGAGACAAAGGAAGCCCTGTCAGCATTGGAAGAGAAAGGTGGGGGAAGGTTCCATGGCACGATGACTGACTTTTGCATTCTTCCCACTCCCAGCCCTTTGGGTGTGCTGTCTTCGAGACCTaccacaaaatgaaaatgtaggaGCCTTGGttcaaaatttattaataatagcacaagcctgtaatcctatcatttggtaggctgaggcaggaggatcgtaaattcaaggctagcctgagctatttagtgacactgtctcaaataaacaagggTAAAACCCAAAAACACCAGAAGTGTTGTAAGACTACAGAGCATTAAGACAGACATAAGACCTTCTATTTAGCCAGAACAAATGCACAAGTCACATGCCTGTGAATCAAGCTCTGAGCCCAGAGTTTTGCATTTAGGGTCCTTGGAAACAGATTCAgagggaaacaaaaagaaatgggtGGTCACTATGCT contains these protein-coding regions:
- the Hapln1 gene encoding hyaluronan and proteoglycan link protein 1, producing the protein MKSLLLLVLVSVCWADHLSDSYTPDQDRVIHIQAENGPRLLVEAEQAKVFSHRGGNVTLPCKFYRDPTAFGSGIHKIRIKWTKLTSDYLREVDVFVSMGYHKKTYGGYQGRVFLRGGGDNDASLVITDLTLEDYGRYKCEVIEGLEDDTAVVALELQGVVFPYFPRLGRYNLNFHEARQACLDQDAVIASFDQLYDAWRGGLDWCNAGWLSDGSVQYPITKPREPCGGQNTVPGVRNYGFWDKDKSRYDVFCFTSNFNGRFYYLIHPTKLTYDEAVQACLNDGAQIAKVGQIFAAWKLLGYDRCDAGWLADGSVRYPISRPRRRCSPTEAAVRFVGFPDKKHKLYGVYCFRAYN